From a single Pelmatolapia mariae isolate MD_Pm_ZW linkage group LG20, Pm_UMD_F_2, whole genome shotgun sequence genomic region:
- the LOC134619515 gene encoding kelch-like protein 12 isoform X1 produces the protein MCSYSYCLPVVEKVFRSFNDSFSSLRSVRDSQSSMAPKDIMTNSHAKSILNAMNSLRKSNTLCDITLRVENTDFPAHRIVLAACSDYFCAMFTSELAEKGKSFVDIQGLTASTMEILLDFVYTETVLVTVENVQELLPAACLLQLKGVKRACCDFLESQLDPSNCLGIRDFAETHNCLDLMQAAELFSQKHFSEVVQHEEFMLLSQTEVEKLIKCDEIQLQKSLELLPLVLPQVDSEEPVFEAVLNWVKHNRKEREPYLPDMLEFVRMPLLTPRYITDVIDTEPLIRCSLPCRDLVDEAKKFHLRPELRSEMQGPRTQARLGAKEVLLVIGGFGSQQSPIDIVEKYDPKTQEWSFLPNIARKRRYVATVSLHDRVYVIGGYDGRSRLSSVECLDYTADEDGVWYTVATMNVRRGLAGATTLGDMIYVAGGFDGSRRHTSMERYDPNIDQWSMLGDMQTAREGAGLVVASGLIYCLGGYDGLNILNSVERYDPHTGHWTSVTPMATKRSGAGVALLNDHIYVVGGFDGVSHLDSVEVYNIRTDYWTTVASMTTPRCYVGATVLRGRLYAIAGYDGNSLLSSIECYDPVIDSWEVVTSMATQRCDAGVCVLREK, from the exons ATGTGTAGCTATAGTTATTGCCTCCCAGTGGTGGAAAAAGTATTCCGATCTTTTAACG ATTCATTTAGTAGTTTGAGATCCGTAAGGGATTCTCAAAGCAGCATGGCTCCCAAAGACATCATGACCAATTCCCATGCCAAATCCATCCTCAATGCAATGAACTCACTTCGCAAGAGCAACACACTCTGCGACATCACTCTGAGGGTGGAGAACACTGATTTTCCAGCTCACCGAATCGTCTTGGCTGCCTGCAGTGACTATTTTTGTGCCATGTTCACTAGCGAG CTTGCAGAAAAGGGGAAATCTTTTGTCGACATTCAGGGGCTCACGGCATCCACTATGGAGATCTTGTTGGACTTTGTCTACACAGAGACTGTGCTCGTCACGGTGGAGAACGTACAAGAGCTGCTCCCTGCAGCGTGTTTGCTACAGCTCAAAG GGGTGAAAAGAGCGTGTTGTGATTTTTTGGAGAGCCAACTCGATCCTTCCAACTGTCTGGGCATTCGAGACTTTGCAGAGACGCACAACTGCCTTGACCTGATGCAGGCCGCTGAGCTCTTCTCCCAGAAGCATTTCTCCGAGGTGGTTCAGCATGAGGAGTTCATGCTGCTGAGCCAGACAGAAGTGGAAAAGCTAATAAAATGTGACGAAATTCAG TTGCAGAAGTCTCTTGAATTGTTGCCACTAGTCTTGCCACAA GTGGACTCGGAGGAGCCTGTATTCGAGGCCGTGTTAAATTGGGTCAAACACAACCGCAAAGAGCGGGAACCCTACCTGCCAGACATGCTTGAGTTTGTTCGGATGCCGCTGCTGACCCCGCGCTACATTACAGATGTCATTGATACTGAG CCTCTCATTCGGTGTAGCCTGCCATGTCGAGACCTTGTTGACGAAGCCAAGAAATTCCACTTAAGACCGGAGCTGAGGAGTGAGATGCAAGGCCCACGCACACAAGCCAGATTAG GTGCCAAAGAAGTCCTGCTGGTTATCGGTGGGTTTGGCAGCCAGCAGTCACCAATAGACATAGTTGAAAAATATGATCCCAAAACTCAAGAGTGGAGCTTTCTGCCT AATATTGCACGGAAACGGCGTTACGTGGCCACAGTTTCTTTGCACGATCGAGTCTATGTGATCGGGGGCTATGACGGCCGGTCGCGGCTCAGCTCCGTGGAGTGCCTGGACTACACAGCGGATGAGGACGGTGTTTGGTACACCGTCGCCACCATGAATGTTCGGCGAGGCCTTGCTGGAGCTACAACACTTGGAG ATATGATCTATGTTGCTGGTGGCTTCGATGGCAGTCGGCGTCATACCAGCATGGAGCGATATGATCCAAACATCGACCAGTGGAGCATGCTGGGTGATATGCAGACTGCTAGAGAAGGAGCTGGTTTGGTGGTGGCCAGCGGGCTTATATACTGTCTAG GTGGCTATGATGGGCTAAACATCCTGAATTCGGTGGAGCGGTATGACCCACACACAGGCCACTGGACTAGTGTCACACCCATGGCCACCAAACGGTCAG GGGCCGGTGTGGCTTTGCTCAATGACCACATTTATGTAGTGGGAGGGTTTGATGGTGTTTCACACCTTGACTCCGTCGAAGTCTACAACATCAGAACAGACTACTGGACCACTGTAGCCAGTATGACGACTCCTCGGTGTTACGTAGGAGCCACCGTTCTCCGAGGGCGACTCTACGCCATCGCCGG ATATGACGGGAACTCTCTCCTCAGCAGTATCGAATGTTACGACCCAGTTATCGACTCCTGGGAAGTTGTTACCTCGATGGCGACCCAGCGGTGTGACGCGGGCGTCTGTGTTCTACGAGAAAAGTGA
- the LOC134619515 gene encoding kelch-like protein 12 isoform X2 — MCSYSYCLPVVEKVFRSFNDSFSSLRSVRDSQSSMAPKDIMTNSHAKSILNAMNSLRKSNTLCDITLRVENTDFPAHRIVLAACSDYFCAMFTSELAEKGKSFVDIQGLTASTMEILLDFVYTETVLVTVENVQELLPAACLLQLKGVKRACCDFLESQLDPSNCLGIRDFAETHNCLDLMQAAELFSQKHFSEVVQHEEFMLLSQTEVEKLIKCDEIQVDSEEPVFEAVLNWVKHNRKEREPYLPDMLEFVRMPLLTPRYITDVIDTEPLIRCSLPCRDLVDEAKKFHLRPELRSEMQGPRTQARLGAKEVLLVIGGFGSQQSPIDIVEKYDPKTQEWSFLPNIARKRRYVATVSLHDRVYVIGGYDGRSRLSSVECLDYTADEDGVWYTVATMNVRRGLAGATTLGDMIYVAGGFDGSRRHTSMERYDPNIDQWSMLGDMQTAREGAGLVVASGLIYCLGGYDGLNILNSVERYDPHTGHWTSVTPMATKRSGAGVALLNDHIYVVGGFDGVSHLDSVEVYNIRTDYWTTVASMTTPRCYVGATVLRGRLYAIAGYDGNSLLSSIECYDPVIDSWEVVTSMATQRCDAGVCVLREK; from the exons ATGTGTAGCTATAGTTATTGCCTCCCAGTGGTGGAAAAAGTATTCCGATCTTTTAACG ATTCATTTAGTAGTTTGAGATCCGTAAGGGATTCTCAAAGCAGCATGGCTCCCAAAGACATCATGACCAATTCCCATGCCAAATCCATCCTCAATGCAATGAACTCACTTCGCAAGAGCAACACACTCTGCGACATCACTCTGAGGGTGGAGAACACTGATTTTCCAGCTCACCGAATCGTCTTGGCTGCCTGCAGTGACTATTTTTGTGCCATGTTCACTAGCGAG CTTGCAGAAAAGGGGAAATCTTTTGTCGACATTCAGGGGCTCACGGCATCCACTATGGAGATCTTGTTGGACTTTGTCTACACAGAGACTGTGCTCGTCACGGTGGAGAACGTACAAGAGCTGCTCCCTGCAGCGTGTTTGCTACAGCTCAAAG GGGTGAAAAGAGCGTGTTGTGATTTTTTGGAGAGCCAACTCGATCCTTCCAACTGTCTGGGCATTCGAGACTTTGCAGAGACGCACAACTGCCTTGACCTGATGCAGGCCGCTGAGCTCTTCTCCCAGAAGCATTTCTCCGAGGTGGTTCAGCATGAGGAGTTCATGCTGCTGAGCCAGACAGAAGTGGAAAAGCTAATAAAATGTGACGAAATTCAG GTGGACTCGGAGGAGCCTGTATTCGAGGCCGTGTTAAATTGGGTCAAACACAACCGCAAAGAGCGGGAACCCTACCTGCCAGACATGCTTGAGTTTGTTCGGATGCCGCTGCTGACCCCGCGCTACATTACAGATGTCATTGATACTGAG CCTCTCATTCGGTGTAGCCTGCCATGTCGAGACCTTGTTGACGAAGCCAAGAAATTCCACTTAAGACCGGAGCTGAGGAGTGAGATGCAAGGCCCACGCACACAAGCCAGATTAG GTGCCAAAGAAGTCCTGCTGGTTATCGGTGGGTTTGGCAGCCAGCAGTCACCAATAGACATAGTTGAAAAATATGATCCCAAAACTCAAGAGTGGAGCTTTCTGCCT AATATTGCACGGAAACGGCGTTACGTGGCCACAGTTTCTTTGCACGATCGAGTCTATGTGATCGGGGGCTATGACGGCCGGTCGCGGCTCAGCTCCGTGGAGTGCCTGGACTACACAGCGGATGAGGACGGTGTTTGGTACACCGTCGCCACCATGAATGTTCGGCGAGGCCTTGCTGGAGCTACAACACTTGGAG ATATGATCTATGTTGCTGGTGGCTTCGATGGCAGTCGGCGTCATACCAGCATGGAGCGATATGATCCAAACATCGACCAGTGGAGCATGCTGGGTGATATGCAGACTGCTAGAGAAGGAGCTGGTTTGGTGGTGGCCAGCGGGCTTATATACTGTCTAG GTGGCTATGATGGGCTAAACATCCTGAATTCGGTGGAGCGGTATGACCCACACACAGGCCACTGGACTAGTGTCACACCCATGGCCACCAAACGGTCAG GGGCCGGTGTGGCTTTGCTCAATGACCACATTTATGTAGTGGGAGGGTTTGATGGTGTTTCACACCTTGACTCCGTCGAAGTCTACAACATCAGAACAGACTACTGGACCACTGTAGCCAGTATGACGACTCCTCGGTGTTACGTAGGAGCCACCGTTCTCCGAGGGCGACTCTACGCCATCGCCGG ATATGACGGGAACTCTCTCCTCAGCAGTATCGAATGTTACGACCCAGTTATCGACTCCTGGGAAGTTGTTACCTCGATGGCGACCCAGCGGTGTGACGCGGGCGTCTGTGTTCTACGAGAAAAGTGA
- the LOC134619515 gene encoding kelch-like protein 12 isoform X3: MAPKDIMTNSHAKSILNAMNSLRKSNTLCDITLRVENTDFPAHRIVLAACSDYFCAMFTSELAEKGKSFVDIQGLTASTMEILLDFVYTETVLVTVENVQELLPAACLLQLKGVKRACCDFLESQLDPSNCLGIRDFAETHNCLDLMQAAELFSQKHFSEVVQHEEFMLLSQTEVEKLIKCDEIQLQKSLELLPLVLPQVDSEEPVFEAVLNWVKHNRKEREPYLPDMLEFVRMPLLTPRYITDVIDTEPLIRCSLPCRDLVDEAKKFHLRPELRSEMQGPRTQARLGAKEVLLVIGGFGSQQSPIDIVEKYDPKTQEWSFLPNIARKRRYVATVSLHDRVYVIGGYDGRSRLSSVECLDYTADEDGVWYTVATMNVRRGLAGATTLGDMIYVAGGFDGSRRHTSMERYDPNIDQWSMLGDMQTAREGAGLVVASGLIYCLGGYDGLNILNSVERYDPHTGHWTSVTPMATKRSGAGVALLNDHIYVVGGFDGVSHLDSVEVYNIRTDYWTTVASMTTPRCYVGATVLRGRLYAIAGYDGNSLLSSIECYDPVIDSWEVVTSMATQRCDAGVCVLREK; the protein is encoded by the exons ATGGCTCCCAAAGACATCATGACCAATTCCCATGCCAAATCCATCCTCAATGCAATGAACTCACTTCGCAAGAGCAACACACTCTGCGACATCACTCTGAGGGTGGAGAACACTGATTTTCCAGCTCACCGAATCGTCTTGGCTGCCTGCAGTGACTATTTTTGTGCCATGTTCACTAGCGAG CTTGCAGAAAAGGGGAAATCTTTTGTCGACATTCAGGGGCTCACGGCATCCACTATGGAGATCTTGTTGGACTTTGTCTACACAGAGACTGTGCTCGTCACGGTGGAGAACGTACAAGAGCTGCTCCCTGCAGCGTGTTTGCTACAGCTCAAAG GGGTGAAAAGAGCGTGTTGTGATTTTTTGGAGAGCCAACTCGATCCTTCCAACTGTCTGGGCATTCGAGACTTTGCAGAGACGCACAACTGCCTTGACCTGATGCAGGCCGCTGAGCTCTTCTCCCAGAAGCATTTCTCCGAGGTGGTTCAGCATGAGGAGTTCATGCTGCTGAGCCAGACAGAAGTGGAAAAGCTAATAAAATGTGACGAAATTCAG TTGCAGAAGTCTCTTGAATTGTTGCCACTAGTCTTGCCACAA GTGGACTCGGAGGAGCCTGTATTCGAGGCCGTGTTAAATTGGGTCAAACACAACCGCAAAGAGCGGGAACCCTACCTGCCAGACATGCTTGAGTTTGTTCGGATGCCGCTGCTGACCCCGCGCTACATTACAGATGTCATTGATACTGAG CCTCTCATTCGGTGTAGCCTGCCATGTCGAGACCTTGTTGACGAAGCCAAGAAATTCCACTTAAGACCGGAGCTGAGGAGTGAGATGCAAGGCCCACGCACACAAGCCAGATTAG GTGCCAAAGAAGTCCTGCTGGTTATCGGTGGGTTTGGCAGCCAGCAGTCACCAATAGACATAGTTGAAAAATATGATCCCAAAACTCAAGAGTGGAGCTTTCTGCCT AATATTGCACGGAAACGGCGTTACGTGGCCACAGTTTCTTTGCACGATCGAGTCTATGTGATCGGGGGCTATGACGGCCGGTCGCGGCTCAGCTCCGTGGAGTGCCTGGACTACACAGCGGATGAGGACGGTGTTTGGTACACCGTCGCCACCATGAATGTTCGGCGAGGCCTTGCTGGAGCTACAACACTTGGAG ATATGATCTATGTTGCTGGTGGCTTCGATGGCAGTCGGCGTCATACCAGCATGGAGCGATATGATCCAAACATCGACCAGTGGAGCATGCTGGGTGATATGCAGACTGCTAGAGAAGGAGCTGGTTTGGTGGTGGCCAGCGGGCTTATATACTGTCTAG GTGGCTATGATGGGCTAAACATCCTGAATTCGGTGGAGCGGTATGACCCACACACAGGCCACTGGACTAGTGTCACACCCATGGCCACCAAACGGTCAG GGGCCGGTGTGGCTTTGCTCAATGACCACATTTATGTAGTGGGAGGGTTTGATGGTGTTTCACACCTTGACTCCGTCGAAGTCTACAACATCAGAACAGACTACTGGACCACTGTAGCCAGTATGACGACTCCTCGGTGTTACGTAGGAGCCACCGTTCTCCGAGGGCGACTCTACGCCATCGCCGG ATATGACGGGAACTCTCTCCTCAGCAGTATCGAATGTTACGACCCAGTTATCGACTCCTGGGAAGTTGTTACCTCGATGGCGACCCAGCGGTGTGACGCGGGCGTCTGTGTTCTACGAGAAAAGTGA